The Ptiloglossa arizonensis isolate GNS036 chromosome 9, iyPtiAriz1_principal, whole genome shotgun sequence nucleotide sequence tggaAATAGAATAACTCAAATAAAAAGAACTGCAAGCATTTTCCGGCATAACTGAACCAGAAAATTTTCATTGGAGGAGAGTCGCATTTGATTGGTTGCTTTTAAAACGACCACAAATCCCGCGGAGAAATCCGGATGCGTTAGCGAACGCAAAGGGACAAAGGACGCTGTCGTACGCAAGCAGATAGACGCCATGTTCATTTGTCAACGGACGTCAAGGTGTGATCATCGGAAAGAACGAGGTTGCTTCGATGAAGTATACAGATTATTAAGTGCTTGCATAAAATTACCGTACAGTTCGCGTGTATATAAAACCGTTTAACGATATGGCGTCTTCGCTGTCACGGAAACGTAAACTGGAAGAGTACGAAATGCAGCTGTTTGGCTTTCATTCAAGAGCCGTATACGCTACTAGTAAGGCGCCGCCGATTTTGATTTTCGGTTGAATGCTTTTCAGATTGTACGACAATTCCGCTATGCACAATGGTATGTTCTGATCGTTGGACGGGTGCACTCTGGTATCATGTGGATTTAATCATGACTAGAGTCACACTCGTCCATTGCTTGGAATACTTTCACCGGGCCCTTGCAGGCGAAGTTAACACAAAGGCTAacgcttcttctcttctctcacgCTATAAATTGAAACagcaaacaaataaaaattgaccTTGTACCGATATATGTATCCAGTTCTAATTGCATAATTTTTTCGCCTCCTCGTGTACTTATTTTATCCAAGAATTTGAGTAAATTAGAAATTCTATACGAATAAATACAAGTGATATTTTGAGGAGGTAGTTAACTTTGTTTTTTTGCTATATAAACAGTTTATTTGCTAGTTTCTTGTATTtctgttcaaatatttcaataaatattcattaatataaacagtattacgttattttgaaaataactGAGTAATAATAAAGTATCATTAAATGCATGGTTTTGTTTCTGTATGTGTACTATAAGATATTACAGAAGTATTTTCCTGTTTTTGTAGTGAGAAATATTATATCTGATAGGATTCAGTGCACTATTATGAAGATGTGCCATGCAattgagaaaaaaaacaaactgaATTCTGAAAATTTAAAGGTACTTAAATCAAATCAAAGGCAATTAGAAAAGGCATATTGTAAAGGtgcaatattatatttaaaaagcaTTGAGGTAATtactttaatataaaaattaaaacaacactataaacattttctttctaGCATATCTGCATAAAAATTAGTCTGATATTTATTCTTaatattatttagaatattataaataaatacattgctGTTCCAAGTAATGTCTTGTTAGAGGAGGACAAACTTCAAAGAACGCAATATAGTGAaatagaatttgaaaatatgaaacaaaacTTGAAGAATTTACAACAAAGAGCAAAAAGAGTATGTATTTCCAGGTTTATTAAATCTTgtataaatttgaagaaattaaacaatttgtcgaatttaattttatataaacattTCAGGCTACCATTTTTAATACAGCATTGAAAGAAGAATTACAAATTCTAGATCAATTTCCAATATCTCAAGATAGTATAAATGAAATGTACAAAACGGTTGAGATTGGACTTCAATGTTCAGATATGAATAACAAAATGTGTCAATTAGTGGAAAATTACAAGCAATTGTCTACGAGTCTATTTGATCC carries:
- the LOC143151258 gene encoding protein MIS12 homolog isoform X1: MASSLSRKRKLEEYEMQLFGFHSRAVYATMRNIISDRIQCTIMKMCHAIEKKNKLNSENLKVLKSNQRQLEKAYCKGAILYLKSIENIINKYIAVPSNVLLEEDKLQRTQYSEIEFENMKQNLKNLQQRAKRATIFNTALKEELQILDQFPISQDSINEMYKTVEIGLQCSDMNNKMCQLVENYKQLSTSLFDPVSVTEKLKYNTIDNLKCKDLDLNNL
- the LOC143151258 gene encoding uncharacterized protein LOC143151258 isoform X2, which gives rise to MKMCHAIEKKNKLNSENLKVLKSNQRQLEKAYCKGAILYLKSIENIINKYIAVPSNVLLEEDKLQRTQYSEIEFENMKQNLKNLQQRAKRATIFNTALKEELQILDQFPISQDSINEMYKTVEIGLQCSDMNNKMCQLVENYKQLSTSLFDPVSVTEKLKYNTIDNLKCKDLDLNNL